The proteins below are encoded in one region of Aeromonas jandaei:
- the rbfA gene encoding 30S ribosome-binding factor RbfA gives MAREFSRTRRVGQQIQREIALILQREVKDPRIGMVTVSDVEVSRDLNYAKIYVTFLQLENDAERINEGLKALTEAAGYIRSLLGSAMRLRVVPELRFFYDQTLVEGMRLSNLVTNTIREDKRRMAESGRDEESDVAADDNAEDKG, from the coding sequence ATGGCCAGAGAATTCAGCCGGACCCGTCGGGTCGGACAGCAGATCCAGCGTGAAATTGCGCTGATCCTGCAGCGCGAGGTGAAAGACCCGCGCATCGGCATGGTGACCGTTTCCGATGTGGAAGTGTCCCGTGACCTTAACTACGCCAAGATTTATGTCACCTTCTTGCAGCTGGAAAATGATGCCGAGCGCATCAATGAAGGACTCAAGGCGTTGACCGAAGCGGCCGGTTACATCCGTAGCCTGCTGGGCAGTGCCATGCGTCTGCGCGTGGTGCCCGAGCTGCGCTTTTTCTATGATCAGACGCTGGTTGAGGGGATGCGTCTCTCCAACCTGGTGACCAATACCATCCGTGAAGACAAGCGCCGCATGGCGGAGTCGGGTCGTGACGAAGAGTCCGACGTGGCTGCGGATGATAACGCTGAGGATAAAGGCTGA
- the truB gene encoding tRNA pseudouridine(55) synthase TruB has translation MTRRRRFKGRDVHGILLLDKPTGLTSNDVLQKVKRIYNAAKAGHTGALDPLATGMLPICLGEATKFSQYLLDADKRYEVTAKLGERTNTSDSDGEVVATRPVNVAVGTLIEALDQFRGPIMQVPSMYSALKHNGRPLYEYAREGIEIEREARPITIFELKLISFEGDEVKLEVHCSKGTYIRSLVDDLGEVLGCGAHVTQLRRTQVASYPYERMLTLEQLECIFEQAKNETIPPREVLDPLLLPMDTAVASLPEVNMLAVVAAYVNQGQAVQVPGAPASGQVRMTVGPEREFIGVGEIDDDGRVAPKRLVRYHDEE, from the coding sequence ATGACTCGAAGACGTCGTTTCAAGGGCCGTGATGTTCACGGCATTCTGCTGCTGGACAAACCGACCGGCCTGACCTCCAACGATGTGTTGCAGAAGGTCAAGCGCATCTATAACGCCGCCAAGGCCGGTCATACCGGTGCGCTGGATCCGCTGGCGACCGGCATGCTGCCGATCTGCCTCGGCGAGGCCACCAAGTTTTCCCAGTACCTGCTGGATGCCGACAAGCGTTACGAAGTGACGGCCAAACTGGGTGAGCGCACCAACACCAGCGATTCCGATGGTGAAGTGGTTGCGACCCGCCCGGTCAATGTGGCTGTGGGTACCCTGATCGAGGCGCTGGACCAGTTCCGCGGCCCGATCATGCAGGTACCCTCCATGTACTCCGCGCTCAAGCACAACGGCCGTCCGCTCTACGAGTATGCCCGCGAGGGGATCGAGATTGAGCGTGAAGCCCGTCCCATCACCATTTTCGAGCTGAAACTGATCAGCTTCGAAGGGGACGAGGTGAAGCTGGAGGTGCACTGCAGCAAGGGTACCTACATTCGCTCTCTGGTCGATGATCTGGGCGAGGTGCTGGGCTGTGGCGCTCACGTCACCCAGCTGCGCCGTACCCAGGTTGCCAGCTATCCCTATGAGCGGATGCTGACCCTGGAGCAGCTCGAGTGCATCTTCGAGCAGGCCAAGAACGAGACCATTCCGCCGCGCGAAGTGCTCGATCCGCTGCTGCTGCCGATGGATACCGCCGTGGCATCCCTGCCCGAGGTGAACATGCTGGCGGTAGTCGCCGCCTATGTGAATCAGGGTCAGGCGGTACAGGTACCGGGGGCACCGGCCAGCGGTCAGGTTCGCATGACTGTCGGCCCGGAGCGCGAGTTCATTGGTGTCGGCGAGATTGATGATGATGGCCGTGTCGCGCCCAAGCGACTGGTGCGTTATCACGACGAGGAGTGA
- the rpsO gene encoding 30S ribosomal protein S15 translates to MSLNAEIKAQIVADNARCANDTGSPEVQVALLTAQINHLQGHFKEHSKDHHGRRGLLRMVSQRRKLLDYLKRKDSERYAALIAKLGLRR, encoded by the coding sequence ATGTCTCTAAATGCTGAGATCAAAGCTCAAATCGTTGCTGACAACGCTCGTTGCGCCAACGACACTGGCTCCCCCGAAGTGCAAGTTGCCCTGCTGACTGCCCAGATCAACCATCTGCAAGGTCACTTCAAGGAGCACTCCAAGGATCACCACGGTCGTCGCGGTCTGCTGCGCATGGTTTCCCAGCGTCGTAAGCTGCTGGACTACCTGAAGCGTAAAGATTCCGAGCGTTATGCTGCTCTGATCGCCAAGCTGGGTCTGCGTCGTTAA
- the pnp gene encoding polyribonucleotide nucleotidyltransferase, translating into MNPIVKSFQYGQHTVTLETGVMARQATAAVMVSMDDTCVFVTVVGKKEADHGRDFFPLTVNYQERTYAAGRIPGGFFRREGRPSEGETLISRLIDRPIRPLFPEGFFNEVQVVATVMSVNPAVSPDIVAMIGASAALAISGIPFSGPIGAARVGYMNGQYVLNPTTTELPQSDLDLVVAGTANAVLMVESEAAILSEEVMLGAVVYGHEQMQTVISAINEFAAAVGTKPWDWAAPAVNEELKAKVAELATAELGEAYRITEKAVRYETIAAIKGRVVEQVIASGVEEDAKKIGEEFHSLESRIVRGRVVRGEPRIDGRDPEMIRALSVATGVLPRAHGSALFTRGETQAMVVATLGTERDAQNIDELTGNRADRFMLHYNFPPYCVGETGMMGSPKRREIGHGRLAKRGVAAVMPSADEFPYVVRVVSEITESNGSSSMASVCGSSLALMDAGVPIKASVAGIAMGLVKEEEGFVVLSDILGDEDHLGDMDFKVAGTTEGVTALQMDIKIEGITKEIMEIALKQARGARLHILKVMDEAIQAPRAEISDFAPRIHTIKINPEKIKDVIGKGGSVIRALTEETGTNIELDDDGTVRIAAVDGDAAKEAIRRIEAITAEIEVNRIYEGKVVRLADFGAFVNILPGKDGLVHISQITDARVQNVADYLKIGDVVKVKVLEVDRQGRVRLSIKEANAPTEAAPAADAPVAAEAPAAE; encoded by the coding sequence GTGAATCCTATTGTAAAGTCATTCCAGTACGGTCAACACACCGTCACACTGGAAACCGGTGTGATGGCCCGTCAAGCCACTGCGGCCGTTATGGTCAGCATGGACGATACCTGCGTATTTGTGACCGTTGTCGGCAAGAAAGAGGCTGATCACGGCCGCGATTTCTTCCCGCTGACCGTTAACTATCAGGAGCGTACCTATGCTGCTGGTCGTATCCCGGGTGGTTTCTTCCGTCGTGAAGGTCGTCCGAGCGAAGGTGAGACCCTCATCTCCCGCCTGATCGACCGTCCTATTCGTCCGCTGTTCCCGGAAGGCTTCTTCAATGAGGTTCAGGTCGTTGCGACCGTAATGTCCGTGAATCCGGCTGTCTCTCCCGATATCGTTGCCATGATCGGTGCTTCTGCAGCGCTGGCTATCTCCGGTATCCCGTTCAGCGGCCCGATCGGGGCAGCTCGCGTAGGCTACATGAACGGTCAGTACGTACTGAACCCGACCACCACCGAACTGCCGCAGAGCGATCTGGATCTGGTAGTTGCCGGTACTGCCAACGCCGTGCTGATGGTTGAATCCGAAGCGGCCATCCTCTCTGAAGAGGTGATGCTGGGCGCCGTGGTATACGGTCACGAGCAGATGCAGACCGTGATTTCCGCCATCAACGAGTTTGCTGCCGCTGTCGGCACCAAGCCGTGGGATTGGGCTGCTCCTGCCGTCAACGAAGAGCTGAAAGCCAAGGTTGCCGAGCTGGCCACTGCCGAGCTGGGTGAAGCCTACCGCATCACCGAGAAGGCTGTTCGCTACGAAACCATCGCTGCCATCAAAGGCCGTGTGGTTGAGCAAGTTATCGCGTCCGGCGTGGAAGAAGATGCCAAGAAGATCGGCGAAGAGTTCCACAGCCTGGAAAGCCGCATCGTTCGTGGTCGTGTCGTACGTGGCGAGCCGCGTATCGATGGTCGCGATCCCGAAATGATCCGCGCCCTGTCCGTTGCTACCGGCGTTCTGCCGCGTGCTCACGGTTCTGCCCTGTTCACCCGCGGTGAAACTCAGGCCATGGTCGTTGCGACCCTGGGTACCGAGCGTGACGCCCAGAACATTGATGAGCTGACCGGCAACCGCGCCGATCGCTTCATGCTGCACTACAACTTCCCGCCATACTGCGTCGGTGAGACCGGCATGATGGGTAGCCCGAAGCGTCGTGAAATCGGTCACGGTCGTCTGGCCAAGCGCGGTGTTGCTGCGGTGATGCCGAGCGCCGACGAGTTCCCGTACGTGGTACGTGTGGTTTCTGAAATCACCGAATCCAACGGTTCCTCCTCCATGGCCTCCGTGTGTGGCTCCTCTCTGGCGCTGATGGACGCGGGTGTCCCGATCAAGGCTTCCGTTGCCGGTATCGCCATGGGTCTGGTGAAGGAAGAAGAAGGTTTCGTCGTGCTGTCCGACATCCTGGGTGACGAAGATCACTTGGGCGACATGGACTTCAAGGTTGCCGGTACCACTGAAGGTGTGACCGCACTGCAGATGGACATCAAGATCGAAGGCATCACCAAAGAGATCATGGAGATTGCCCTGAAGCAAGCTCGTGGTGCTCGCCTGCACATCCTGAAAGTGATGGACGAAGCCATCCAGGCGCCGCGTGCCGAGATCTCCGATTTCGCCCCGCGCATCCACACCATCAAGATCAACCCGGAGAAGATCAAGGATGTCATCGGTAAAGGTGGCTCCGTGATCCGTGCCCTGACCGAAGAGACCGGCACCAACATCGAGCTGGATGATGACGGTACTGTCCGTATCGCCGCCGTTGACGGTGACGCTGCCAAAGAAGCGATCCGCCGTATCGAGGCCATCACCGCCGAGATCGAAGTGAACCGCATCTACGAAGGCAAGGTTGTTCGTCTGGCTGACTTCGGTGCTTTCGTCAACATCCTGCCGGGCAAGGATGGTCTGGTTCACATCTCCCAGATTACCGATGCCCGCGTGCAGAACGTAGCCGACTACCTGAAGATCGGTGACGTGGTGAAGGTGAAGGTACTGGAAGTGGACCGTCAGGGCCGCGTACGTCTCTCCATCAAGGAAGCGAACGCCCCGACCGAAGCTGCTCCGGCTGCCGATGCGCCGGTTGCTGCTGAAGCACCTGCTGCAGAGTAA
- a CDS encoding protein-glutamate methylesterase/protein-glutamine glutaminase: MKQIRVMLVDDSAVVRQVLQAVLEQEPDIKVIATASDPIFAQDKLKKEWPDVIILDVEMPRMDGITFLTKIMAEHPTPVVICSSLTEKGAETTLQAMAAGAVDIITKPTMGIKSFLQESAHDLAMAVRAAAQANIKRLGKPAPRTTNPKLNADVMLSPNQHAMAQTTERLIAIGTSTGGTQALEAVLTALPRVSPGIVIVQHMPEKFTAMFAERLNGVCQIEVREAKNNDRVIPGLALIAPGGKHMMLKRSGAYYHVEVVDGPLINRHRPSVDVLFRSVAKYAGKNATGIIMTGMGDDGARGLREMLDAGANTYAQDEASCVVFGMPKEAIKLSAARHVLPLQEMHHAILGR; encoded by the coding sequence ATGAAACAGATCCGGGTCATGCTGGTGGATGATTCCGCCGTGGTCAGACAGGTCTTGCAAGCTGTGTTGGAGCAGGAGCCAGATATCAAGGTTATCGCAACAGCCTCAGACCCGATTTTTGCCCAGGACAAGCTGAAGAAAGAGTGGCCCGATGTCATCATCCTCGATGTGGAGATGCCACGAATGGATGGCATCACCTTTCTCACCAAGATCATGGCAGAGCACCCAACCCCGGTAGTTATCTGCTCCTCTCTGACCGAAAAAGGAGCTGAAACCACCCTGCAGGCAATGGCGGCCGGAGCGGTCGATATCATCACCAAACCAACCATGGGGATAAAGAGCTTCTTGCAGGAGTCAGCCCATGATCTGGCTATGGCAGTACGAGCCGCTGCGCAAGCCAACATCAAGCGGCTCGGCAAACCGGCGCCCCGCACGACCAATCCCAAACTCAATGCCGATGTCATGTTGTCCCCCAACCAGCACGCCATGGCACAAACCACCGAGCGGCTCATCGCCATCGGCACCTCCACGGGGGGCACCCAGGCGCTTGAGGCTGTCCTGACCGCCCTCCCACGGGTCAGTCCCGGCATCGTGATCGTGCAGCACATGCCGGAAAAATTTACCGCCATGTTTGCCGAGCGTCTCAACGGGGTGTGTCAGATAGAGGTAAGAGAAGCCAAGAACAATGACAGGGTGATCCCGGGACTGGCGCTGATCGCGCCGGGCGGCAAACACATGATGCTCAAGCGCAGCGGCGCTTATTACCACGTCGAAGTGGTCGATGGCCCTCTTATCAACCGTCATCGCCCCTCGGTAGATGTGTTGTTTCGCTCCGTAGCCAAATATGCCGGCAAGAACGCCACCGGCATCATTATGACCGGCATGGGGGATGATGGAGCCCGGGGGTTGCGCGAAATGCTGGACGCGGGAGCCAACACCTATGCCCAGGATGAAGCTTCCTGTGTTGTCTTCGGCATGCCCAAGGAGGCGATCAAACTCTCGGCAGCCCGCCATGTACTTCCTTTGCAGGAGATGCATCACGCCATCCTCGGCAGATAA
- the cheD gene encoding chemoreceptor glutamine deamidase CheD, with translation MVREVILQPGELFFGKEDVHIKTFLGSCVAITLWHPEQKQGGMCHYMLPTRGTPSTELDGRYADEAITLLLKAIAQYPAPIHEYEVKLFGGGNMFDTPEYIQSDNNVATRNIQAAWQLTKHLGLDIKAHHLGHYGHRSLIFELNSGSVWLRHHRLPHQRESRE, from the coding sequence ATGGTACGGGAGGTGATCCTGCAACCGGGTGAGCTCTTCTTTGGCAAGGAAGATGTGCACATAAAAACCTTCCTTGGCTCCTGCGTTGCCATCACCTTGTGGCATCCGGAGCAGAAACAGGGCGGTATGTGCCATTACATGTTGCCAACCCGGGGAACACCCTCCACAGAGCTGGATGGGCGCTATGCCGATGAGGCCATCACCCTGCTGCTAAAGGCGATTGCCCAGTATCCCGCCCCCATTCATGAGTACGAGGTGAAGTTGTTTGGAGGGGGCAACATGTTTGACACACCAGAATACATCCAGAGCGACAACAATGTCGCCACCAGAAATATTCAGGCAGCCTGGCAGCTGACCAAACACCTGGGACTTGATATCAAGGCTCATCATCTTGGCCACTATGGCCACCGGAGTCTGATTTTCGAGCTCAATAGCGGTAGTGTCTGGCTACGCCATCATCGTCTGCCACATCAACGGGAGTCGCGAGAATGA
- a CDS encoding CheR family methyltransferase — protein sequence MYQIQLHDDEFSRFQRWLHQTAGIDMSPAKKALVASRLAKRVCHYGLESYDDYFQFIMADRSGELQLALDLLTTNETYFFREPKHFDFLTQQVLTHIPADRSLRIWSAASSSGEEPYSLAMTLAEKRNTLGWEILASDISSRVLEQAMSGRYPIERAHNIPLSFLMKYCLKGIGLQEGIFIIDRKLREKVRFMQINLNQELPDIGMFDVIFIRNVMIYFNKETKAQVLQRLVPKLKHGGYLLVSHAESLHGLPHGLQLVSPSIYQKR from the coding sequence TTGTACCAAATCCAGCTGCATGATGACGAATTCTCCCGTTTCCAACGCTGGCTACATCAGACGGCGGGGATTGATATGTCCCCTGCCAAAAAAGCGCTGGTCGCCAGTCGGCTGGCAAAGCGGGTATGTCACTACGGGCTGGAAAGTTATGACGACTATTTTCAGTTCATCATGGCCGACAGGAGTGGCGAACTGCAACTGGCACTCGATCTGCTCACGACCAATGAAACCTACTTCTTCAGAGAACCCAAGCATTTTGATTTTCTGACCCAGCAGGTTCTCACCCACATACCGGCAGATCGCTCATTAAGGATCTGGAGTGCCGCCAGCTCCTCTGGTGAAGAGCCATACAGTCTTGCCATGACCCTGGCAGAGAAGCGGAACACACTAGGCTGGGAGATCCTGGCCTCGGATATCTCATCACGGGTGCTTGAGCAGGCGATGAGCGGGCGCTATCCAATAGAGCGTGCCCATAACATACCGCTCTCATTTTTGATGAAATACTGCCTCAAGGGCATCGGCCTGCAGGAGGGCATTTTCATCATTGATCGCAAGTTGCGGGAAAAAGTCCGTTTCATGCAGATCAACCTCAATCAGGAACTGCCCGACATTGGCATGTTTGACGTCATCTTCATCCGTAATGTCATGATCTACTTCAACAAGGAGACCAAAGCACAAGTATTGCAACGGTTGGTTCCCAAGCTGAAACATGGCGGCTATCTGCTGGTCAGCCATGCGGAAAGCCTGCACGGCTTGCCGCATGGTTTACAGCTTGTCTCTCCCTCCATCTACCAGAAGAGATAA
- a CDS encoding methyl-accepting chemotaxis protein encodes MTQSLFGKLFGNATAEAHQQARLLTSIKQIQQAFIEDTSPSTLDLSGFNGALLETGHSINELVTLMNDKLESYREELNNNQVLLHENRLVRKALDCATTNVMIADTNFDIIYMNEAVTEMLNAAEGDIKKELYSFNANQLMGANIDSFHKHPGHQRAMLAKLSSTYRTQIKLGGRTFSLIANPVFNDNGERLGAVVEWADRTKEVTIEREMSDLVQAVINGELHHRMDLAGKSGFFQAMGEGINQIAEVIDSTLSDVIRIVQSLAKGDLTQHIEADYPGIFGTTKDALNKTITSLTNIVTEVRSASDNLSSAAEQVSATAQSISQSSSEQAASMEETSASIEQMSASINQNTDNAQITDGMASKAAKEAIEGGEAVKLTVDAMKQIAKRIGIIDDIAYQTNLLALNAAIEAARAGDHGKGFAVVAAEVRKLAERSQIAAQEIGELASSSVDMAEKAGNLLDQMVPSINKTSDLVQEISAASTEQSTGVSQINLAMNQLSQVTQQNASCSEELAATAEEMSTQAEQLQLAMEFFTLEEPHKENKASGKTPHHNTKGHFVTEGNNKNQDRLAGQSRPLNDSDFVRF; translated from the coding sequence ATGACTCAATCACTCTTTGGCAAACTCTTCGGCAACGCTACAGCAGAAGCCCACCAGCAGGCTCGGCTACTGACATCTATCAAACAGATCCAGCAAGCATTTATCGAAGATACATCGCCCAGCACTCTCGATCTCTCCGGTTTTAATGGCGCATTACTAGAGACCGGCCACAGCATCAATGAACTTGTCACTCTGATGAACGACAAACTGGAGAGCTACAGGGAGGAGCTTAATAACAATCAGGTCCTCCTCCATGAAAACCGGCTGGTTCGCAAAGCACTAGACTGCGCCACGACCAATGTGATGATCGCCGATACCAATTTCGACATCATCTACATGAACGAGGCAGTGACCGAGATGCTCAATGCGGCTGAAGGGGATATCAAAAAGGAGCTCTATAGCTTCAACGCCAACCAGTTAATGGGTGCAAACATTGATAGCTTTCACAAGCATCCTGGTCACCAGCGTGCCATGCTGGCCAAATTGAGCAGCACCTATCGCACCCAAATCAAGCTGGGGGGGAGAACCTTCTCTCTGATCGCCAATCCGGTCTTCAATGACAATGGCGAACGACTTGGCGCCGTTGTCGAATGGGCAGACAGAACCAAGGAGGTGACTATAGAGAGAGAGATGTCTGATCTCGTGCAAGCAGTCATCAACGGCGAACTGCACCACCGTATGGATCTGGCAGGAAAGAGCGGTTTTTTCCAAGCGATGGGGGAAGGAATAAACCAGATTGCCGAAGTGATCGACAGTACGCTGAGCGATGTCATCCGGATAGTTCAGTCTTTGGCTAAAGGAGACCTTACCCAGCATATCGAGGCCGATTACCCCGGTATATTCGGTACCACCAAGGATGCTCTCAACAAGACCATTACCTCCCTGACCAATATAGTGACAGAGGTGAGAAGTGCCTCGGATAACTTATCCAGCGCAGCCGAACAGGTTAGTGCCACAGCTCAATCCATCAGCCAGTCGAGTAGTGAACAAGCAGCCAGCATGGAGGAGACCAGCGCATCAATAGAGCAGATGAGTGCCAGCATCAACCAGAATACCGACAACGCCCAAATCACCGATGGCATGGCCAGCAAGGCTGCGAAAGAGGCGATAGAGGGTGGTGAGGCCGTCAAACTCACCGTTGATGCAATGAAGCAGATAGCCAAACGGATTGGCATCATCGACGACATCGCCTATCAAACCAACTTGCTGGCACTCAATGCGGCAATCGAAGCCGCTCGGGCAGGCGATCATGGCAAGGGCTTTGCCGTGGTCGCGGCTGAAGTGCGCAAGCTGGCCGAGCGCAGCCAGATCGCGGCACAAGAGATTGGTGAGCTCGCGTCCAGCAGTGTAGATATGGCTGAGAAGGCTGGGAACCTTCTGGATCAAATGGTGCCCTCTATCAACAAAACATCGGATCTTGTTCAGGAGATCAGTGCTGCATCCACTGAGCAATCAACCGGCGTCAGCCAGATCAACCTCGCCATGAACCAGCTCAGCCAGGTTACCCAGCAAAATGCATCCTGCAGCGAAGAGCTGGCGGCAACGGCGGAGGAGATGAGCACTCAGGCAGAACAACTACAACTTGCCATGGAGTTCTTCACTCTGGAGGAACCACACAAAGAGAACAAAGCCAGCGGTAAGACTCCGCATCACAATACCAAAGGACATTTCGTTACCGAGGGGAATAACAAAAACCAGGATCGATTAGCCGGTCAATCGCGTCCACTCAATGATTCTGATTTCGTCCGGTTTTAA
- a CDS encoding chemotaxis protein CheW: MNSSTNITLPPATLNEQSGDAQYLTFLINNEMFAINILGVKEIIEYGNITPIPMMPSFIRGVINLRGSVVSVVDLSARFGCAPSNITRRSCIVIIEGMPQQGDEPAGHDIGVVVDSVSEVLGIPPSDIEPPPSFGAKIRADFISGMGKVNGKFVILIDTEKVLSLEEMAQLNEITQPQARLPQSNLQLS; this comes from the coding sequence ATGAACAGTTCAACCAATATCACGCTGCCGCCGGCAACATTGAACGAACAATCAGGCGACGCCCAGTACCTGACATTTCTGATTAACAACGAGATGTTTGCCATCAATATTTTGGGCGTCAAAGAGATCATCGAATACGGCAACATTACTCCCATTCCCATGATGCCAAGCTTTATACGCGGGGTGATCAATCTGAGGGGATCTGTGGTATCTGTCGTGGATCTGAGTGCCCGTTTTGGCTGCGCTCCCTCAAACATTACGCGCAGAAGTTGCATAGTCATCATTGAAGGCATGCCGCAGCAAGGCGATGAGCCGGCTGGTCATGACATCGGTGTTGTAGTCGATTCAGTATCTGAAGTACTAGGCATCCCCCCATCCGACATCGAACCGCCCCCCAGTTTTGGCGCAAAAATCAGAGCTGACTTCATCAGCGGAATGGGCAAGGTGAATGGCAAGTTCGTCATTCTGATCGACACCGAAAAAGTCCTGTCACTGGAAGAGATGGCCCAGCTCAACGAAATAACCCAGCCGCAGGCTCGTTTACCGCAGAGTAATCTGCAACTTTCCTGA
- a CDS encoding HAMP domain-containing methyl-accepting chemotaxis protein, with protein MFKNSTIKLRLIVLLCLLCTLLLGVGSLGLYNMQSSNTGLQRVYNDRVVPLKQLKTISDRYAVSIIDNVNKANAGLIPAEEALTQIQQAQKEIKDVWQQYQSTTLTREEQRLSAEVTSLFNAANQDIGKLEKYLATQHGTISGMLSNFDGALYNSIDPIGNKITELVTLQLDVAKAEYTAAQSWYHIMLITMASVVAAGMLLAAWFGAMLIKSIIAPIEQALHVANSLAAGNLDVSINVESNDEAGQLLLAMDNMVKTLGALITDIETLVTAAVEQGDFSHKISLEDRQGYIKRVSELLNRLSHVTDTSLEDVMRIATSLSKGDLTQRIDEPYPGIFGQTKDGLNQTIVALTHIIEEVRNAADNLTNASNQVSNTAQALSQATSEQAASVEETSASIEQMSASINQNTENAKITDSMASNSVKEATEGGRSVQQTVAAMQQIAKKVSIIDDIAYQTNLLALNAAIEAARAGEHGKGFAVVAAEVRKLAERSQVAAQEIGELSSDSVSKAECAGSLLEKIVPSIRKTSDLVQEINAASSEQASAANQISLAMSQLNQVTQQNAASSEELAATAEEMSSQASELQQTMSFFSLEKNAQTNISQYEQSHKSHKASPPRGSFIAPPQRAIPPHQPPSSSVNEADFIHF; from the coding sequence ATGTTTAAAAACTCCACCATAAAATTACGCCTCATTGTTCTGCTTTGCCTGCTTTGCACACTGCTGCTCGGAGTTGGCAGCCTTGGCTTATATAATATGCAGAGCAGCAATACAGGGTTGCAACGGGTCTACAACGACCGGGTGGTTCCACTCAAACAACTGAAAACTATCTCTGATCGCTACGCCGTCTCGATCATCGACAACGTCAATAAAGCCAATGCTGGTCTGATCCCGGCAGAAGAGGCTCTGACCCAGATTCAGCAAGCACAAAAAGAGATCAAGGATGTATGGCAACAATATCAATCAACCACTCTTACTCGGGAAGAGCAGCGTCTATCTGCCGAAGTCACAAGCCTGTTTAATGCAGCCAACCAAGACATTGGCAAGCTGGAAAAATATCTGGCAACCCAACATGGCACGATCTCTGGCATGCTCAGCAACTTCGACGGGGCTCTGTACAACTCAATAGACCCCATAGGTAACAAGATAACCGAGCTGGTAACCCTGCAGCTCGATGTAGCCAAAGCGGAATACACTGCGGCCCAATCTTGGTACCACATCATGCTCATCACCATGGCCAGCGTTGTCGCTGCAGGCATGCTCCTCGCTGCCTGGTTCGGAGCCATGCTGATCAAAAGCATCATTGCCCCGATTGAACAAGCACTGCATGTGGCCAACAGTCTGGCTGCAGGCAACCTGGATGTGTCTATCAATGTTGAATCAAATGACGAAGCAGGACAGTTGCTGCTCGCCATGGACAATATGGTCAAAACGCTGGGAGCACTGATCACCGACATAGAGACTCTGGTTACCGCCGCCGTTGAGCAAGGGGATTTCAGCCATAAAATTTCACTGGAGGATCGCCAGGGCTATATCAAGCGTGTATCAGAACTATTGAACCGGTTATCTCATGTGACAGATACCAGCCTTGAGGATGTAATGCGCATCGCAACCTCTCTCTCCAAGGGCGACCTGACACAACGTATTGACGAGCCCTATCCGGGCATTTTTGGTCAGACAAAGGATGGCCTGAACCAAACCATTGTGGCACTGACACATATCATTGAAGAGGTACGCAATGCCGCTGATAACCTCACCAATGCATCCAACCAGGTGAGTAACACAGCACAAGCCCTTAGCCAGGCAACCAGCGAACAAGCAGCCAGCGTCGAGGAGACAAGTGCATCCATCGAGCAGATGAGTGCCAGCATCAATCAGAACACAGAGAATGCCAAAATCACCGACAGCATGGCCAGCAACTCGGTAAAAGAGGCAACCGAAGGTGGGCGTTCTGTTCAGCAAACAGTGGCTGCCATGCAGCAAATAGCCAAGAAAGTCAGCATTATCGATGATATTGCCTATCAAACTAACCTGCTGGCACTGAACGCAGCCATCGAAGCAGCTCGCGCCGGCGAACATGGTAAAGGTTTTGCTGTGGTCGCGGCTGAAGTTCGAAAACTTGCTGAACGCAGCCAGGTCGCTGCACAGGAGATTGGTGAGCTATCTTCCGACAGCGTCAGCAAGGCAGAGTGCGCTGGCAGTTTGCTTGAGAAAATTGTCCCCTCGATCCGCAAAACATCCGATCTGGTTCAGGAAATTAATGCGGCCTCCTCTGAACAAGCCAGTGCAGCCAACCAAATCAGTCTGGCGATGAGTCAACTTAATCAGGTAACACAGCAAAATGCGGCCAGCAGCGAAGAGTTGGCAGCCACAGCGGAAGAGATGAGCTCGCAGGCAAGTGAACTGCAGCAGACTATGTCCTTTTTCTCGTTGGAGAAAAATGCGCAAACCAACATCAGTCAGTATGAGCAGAGCCATAAAAGCCATAAAGCATCTCCTCCCAGAGGAAGCTTTATTGCCCCACCACAACGGGCCATTCCGCCACATCAGCCCCCATCTTCATCCGTGAATGAAGCTGATTTTATTCACTTTTAA